Genomic DNA from Gemmatimonadaceae bacterium:
TGAGGGCCGCGGCCACCGCGACGGCGACGCCCCAGGCACGCAGGGGTCGGGCGCCACCCTTGATGGCGTACAGCGCGACGAGCGCGACGATCGGCAGCACGACGGAAAGGACGACCGGGAAGTGCACAACGACGGGATGCAGGGGATCGGGCAGCACGTGATGCTCCAGTTGAGGTTCAGGCGGACAATGCTCCCGGAGCGGAGCGCTCACCATCCGGCATCTGTCCATTCTCCACTGGACAATTGCCATCCGTCAAATGCCGGATGGCGCCCAAGGCCTTGCGTGGCGTAGCGTTAGGCATGAACGACTCTTTTCTGACTGAGGACGAGGGGAGCGCCGGCGCGATTCCACTCGTCGTCGCCGGGGTCCTGATCCTGGTCGCCGTCGGCGGCGGCATTGACCTCGCCCTCGATCGGCCAGCCCGTTGGGTGTCCACGCACGTCATCTTCGAAGTCGCGATGATGACGGTGAGCCTCTCCTTCGCCGTCTGGCTCTGGCGCGGCTGGCGCCGGGCATCGCAGTCGCTCGCCGCGGCGCGCCAGTCCTTCGCCTCGCGGCACGCCACGCTCCAGGCCGAACGCGACCAGTGGCGCGCGAGCGCGCAGACGGCGCTCTCGGGACTCGGTGCGGCCATCGACGGACAGTTCGATGCATGGAAACTGACGGCGGCTGAACGCGAGGTCGCGCTGCTGCTGCTCAAGGGGTACGGCCACAAGCAGATTGCGGGAGCGACGCAGCGCAGTGAACGCACCGTGCGACAGCATGCCGTGACCGTCTACCAGAAGTCCGGCCTGGCAGGGCG
This window encodes:
- a CDS encoding helix-turn-helix transcriptional regulator — its product is MNDSFLTEDEGSAGAIPLVVAGVLILVAVGGGIDLALDRPARWVSTHVIFEVAMMTVSLSFAVWLWRGWRRASQSLAAARQSFASRHATLQAERDQWRASAQTALSGLGAAIDGQFDAWKLTAAEREVALLLLKGYGHKQIAGATQRSERTVRQHAVTVYQKSGLAGRAELAAFFLEDLLLPRDE